ttcaagcaaaaacattttaaaaaataacttttataacgataatattttttcatctacttttttgagaaaagaaacaagaatttgATAAACCCAAATGCTAAATAAAtagcgtgaagaaacgaatccttTGTGTCACATGGAATAgtggtaaaaacaaataagagaaCCAACTTTTGCTCCTTCCTTTATCTCACCTCCACGTTTCTGTTCCATCTACACTACCAAAGAGTAATGGCATTAGTTGAGGTTAGTCCTACTTGTCCATCATCACCATTTTTATACAAACTATGAAACTCTTAAGCACCCAACTCCCATAAAGGTCTCCTGCGGAAGAAAGCATTTGATACGAATCCGAGGTTGATTTTATCCTATTTATTTATACCCATGTTATTGCCCAATCCCATATTTAGGGATGTTCATGGTCCAGTTTAGTCTggttttaacctaaaaattcaACCAAACTGGAAAATagtatttcttattaatatcaCCCAGACCGAACCAAGAACCGGTTCAAATCGAATcgattttgtttggtttggttcctttttttagcatgaaaaactagaaaaaaccgGAGACCAATGAAGATTTGTGGAAGCCTTTTTGAGTGTTGGAATGAGATTCCTTGATTATAGAAATAATAAAGTTAGATGTGGGCAAGAGATAGATTTGGCCATTAAAGAGAATTATTCTTTCCTTGAATAGCCATGGACCTAAAGCTTCTCCCTCGATTTTCTTCACAAAGTCCTGCAAGTGTGGGGTAGTCAATATGTGGTGTCAAAGACTCAAAACTTAAAAGTAAGATTTAATGTTAATATATgagagaaaatgagagagaagaGGACATATGAGAGTGAGCGGGAGGAAGGGAGGGAGGGGTGGGGCGACgagtttctttttttgatcAGCCTGTAAAAGGCATTTACAACTTGGATTTAGTATTTGGACTTAATTGTCTGGCATAGACCATTGTTCATCGCTTCCTAAATCTCTTTGTTTTATTCTTATCATATGGACTTTCCGCATGAAAGGGAAGGGGAAAGGGGTGGGGTGGCTGGGAAGGAGAAAGGGGGGCTAGAAAGGGGGAAAGAGATAAAATGATTTAGAGTTAGGGatgtttttaaagttatttagatttaattaaaggtccggttcaatcggtttaagtttttttaaatcggAACTGAATTAGACCgggtggcttttttttttaatcggtttattcaattttttctatcggtttggttttttggattagttttttcttggttttttcaatttaattggttggtcggtttttttaaacACCTCTATCGATATTATCTATGCTTCTTCACAAGAATATCTTTTGATGGTTGTTGGTTCAAGtggtttgatatttattctCTTTAAATAAGATGTCGAGCTCAAGCcttgtaaataaaatttatggaagagttttattttttaatagattagTTTAGCTCGACGGAATTTGTCAGACTCAAGTGAGCTTCTAGTTACGGGGAGTCCTAATAAAACCAGATACTGCAGAATCACATTCCGGGCCAGGTAGGTCCATAAAAAACTTTGCCATAATCCGAGACTGGGCCTCAACATAAACTCGCCAAGTTGCAGTCTCATGTTAACATCATCACCACAGTAGATGAAAAGAGCATCATACATAATAATCTAAGGTCAGATAGCAGAATCTCTCATTCATTTTACCAAACAATGctgacaaaataaaaactccAAAATCATCCCCCTTTTCAGAGTGACGTGTCTTCTTGTCTTTGGCCATTTCCAAATTTCTCTATCATTCATTTTCAAAATCCAATTTCCTTGcccacataaaataaaaaataaacaaggtgGAAAGAGGGGTCGGTCCCATGGTAATGCATTAAGAGCccgtgtgtatttttttttaatatttgtttttgaaaataaataaaaataatatatttttttaaaatttaattttaatactaggatataaatacaaaaatatttaaaaaacataaaaaattaatttaaaataaaaatattaattttttttaaaaatatttttaaaacatagaaaTAAATTAGCTTGAAAGCCAcgtgtaaaataataaatttaccttttaaaattatgtaataaatattattttttaaaatatatattttaaaataatttttttataacaattttttttaaaattaatttaacttcaaggcttaaaaaaaaaaacaattccccaCCACACAACATATTCCATCATCAAATATAACATTAGAGTAAACAGATTACATACACTTATTGTATTTTggaatatattataattactttttaaaatattttttaattaaaatatattaaaataattttttttaatttttaaaaattatttttaatattaacgatctaaaaagataaaaaatattaatttaaaataaaaaaataattctttttaaatatttttaaaacataaaaaataatgaggaataatCTTCATTCTCCAGttgttttctctttatttcCCCATCTATATCCTTCTTACAGTAACCGAAgccagaaagaacaaaaaactaaaaagaaaagaaaaaggtttgaaggagaggtaaaataaaaaaaaaaaaagagaaatttttaCGTTTCTAATTATTTccgattttgtttttaaattttttataattaaaacatcTCTTGATCTTTTTAAGTTTCATTTTGGATCCTCTCTCATCTCCCCCTCTCCCCTAGCCTAGGTATTTCTCTTAATCTATGTAAATATTGTAACTGTTTTcgataatcttgatttttttagctaaTCTCTATTAATGGTTATGATAATCAACATTCTTAATATTGACTTTTGGGATTTAGTTTTCTGGGGTTGTGTTTAGTTCTAGGCGATTGTGACATAAGAAGGAAAGGGATCAGGCTGACCTATGCTggaattttttttgggtgtttttttgttgttgttgttgtgtgatTGTGCATGCAtttgatctctctctcttttttttccaatttattctTGGGTCTTTTTTTAGCACTATtatcatctaattttttttcattcaaatgttcttcttcttcttcttctttttttttaattggtagaGTAGCTGCCTTTTCCCATgatcaaaaagtttatttttttccctttatttttaaaatttgggtttTATTTTGTGGCTGGTTTTGTGAATGTGCCAAGTGTGATACAGTTTCTTATGCAAAGATAGGAAATATTGATTCTGCATACATTTAGACCTGTAAATTGTTATGGGTTTGGTTCAAGTTGCTGGCGTCTAATCTCGATGTTGAAATTTGCGAGCTGAAACTAAAAAATGCTCCTTCAGGTGGTTTTCCTTGTGTTGGTGATCTAATTTTGGCAAGCACATTATGTTTGATGCAGCTTTTCACTGATTATCACTGCTTGCTATCATAGAGCTTGCATTTTACCTTCATAGCTAAGAAAACAGCGCAGATACCTTTGTAGCTGAGCTGTGGCAATGGACATTCTTTAAGTGTTCGCTAAATATGACTCTAAGCTATCATGGATAGGTGAGGCATAATGCCATATTGCCTATCATGGAGCTATTGAGGATATGGAATGTATTTCAGTCTAGGAATTGAATGGAGAAATATATGGAAAGAGCAATCCATTTATTTAGAGTGCATGGTATTGATAGTTTGGTGTCCGAGTCTACAATGGCTAATATCTAGTGTTTGTGCTAAAAGAGCTAGAAATAGACTGTATGGAAAAATTTAGTGATGTGGCTAGAATAATGATAACCATGATTTGCTTTATGCAAAAAAGATGTAGCATGTATAGCTGATGAGATTGGGGTTGGGACATTTGGCAACTTGAGATGGGATACGGGAACTGTCACCATGTGGAGTGTGGAATTAGATATATTACCTGGAGTTGCGTTTGAATGCCAGAGGCAATCTATTTAGTCTGAATCTTGTGTATGTAAGTCTACCAGTCTTTCCTCGAGAAATATCTGAGAAAATAATCATGACAATAGAATTCCTGAAACCTGAATGTCCCGAACAAGATGGAAAGAACTAATTATCATTTTAGGATGAGACATCAGAGAGATCCTAGTGGGAAGTTTGATATAACTTTTTGGATTTATGTATTATGGTTTATAGAATTCCAATTAACCTTAAATTGTACAATGTGGTTTTTGTGAGACAAGCAGAAACTGAAACGggatcttatttttttgtttggttattcTGTACAATTTGTTGTTGAAGCTTTTCCACGTGGTTCATTTACTTTTTGTGGTGGTATGGATTGCTATAAATGCTTAAAGACACCCTAAAGCTTCAATTTCCTGTTAGGGATGTATCTAGGAAACTTGTTGTCTGAGATATGGAATCTATGAACCCCATTTTTTCCCCAATAAGCAATGTCAGGCATTGCTGGATATCTTGATTGTTTTGCTGTAATGCAAACTGCTTATACTTGCATATCTTGCCTATCGTTTGCACTTtggatttattgtttatatgcTCCAGCTGCTGATTGTTTTCTGCTTCCCAGTTCTGCTGGTATTCCAGAAACCGATCGACTGGTTTCTGGGTTTTCTATGAATAACCGGTAGACCAGTTCTGGACTTTCCAGAAACTGGTTGACTGGTTCCACTGCTGTTTTTTAACGttctgtttttcaaatttttgagTCTTTCTTAGCTTCTGCTTTATTTTTCTGCTGCCCTAAGTCTTTTGGATTCGGGTAATAGACCTTTGTACTTCTTGGGGTATCCCCTCATATTTTGTACATTGTTTTTCCTTAAATACAAATTAcacttatccaaaaaaaaaaaaaaactgcttatACTTGCATATCATTTGCACTTtggatttattgtttatatgatcatataaaatttgaaggatttaaaaaatatgtgctgGAGGTCTTTTTGGCTTTTAATGTGCTGCTATCCTTTTCAAATCTTAACATTCTCTGCTGCAAAAGTCTTAAAAGTATTCCCATTGACATTTCAGATGTTAGCAGCCAGGGTGTTAATCCTTTCCCCCTTTTTGGGATAAATGCAGGAAGGTTGAGGACATGCTTAAATGCATCTGGTCCTGTTGTTGGCATTGAAACAAGCTGTTACGTCCTCATAGGCGATGCTGATAAGTGCATAACGTGAACCACATTTCCCACCAAGAGGATTTTTCAGCATCTTATACATTATATTAAGGGAATCAGAACTGATGCAAAGGCAAAGGGGTGCTTTTCATTCCTTCTctgaaactattgattttgaTCAGGGATCTGTTTCAAACAGTACTGTTATGAGTCAGCAAACACCTTTCAGTAACATGCTAAATCCAGTGGATAGCAGATTGTCAAATAATGCTGTATCTTCGGGCAACGCATCATGCTCAAATGCTTTAACTCATGATGTCCAGAGCTTTAGTGGTTGGAATTCAGGCGAATCTAGCTCAAGGTTAAGTTTGCAAAATCAGGTGAATGATGATGGGATAAAAATGGAAGAATGGTTGTCTACATCAGTCAATGCTTATCCTGCAGTTGGTCAAAGATCAGAGGAAAGACTATTTGAAACAACTAATATCCTTTTCCCAGGCAGAGTCAGTACGGGGATTAGTGGCAATCAGGTTAGAAGTGGACCTTTATTCTTGCAGGGCTCCAGTTCGAATCATATCTCACCCAATGTATGTCCAAATTCTGGTCATATTGGAGACACCATTATTGGCAGACCCATTACAGGAGCTGTCTTAGGCCTTAATCAACTCAACCCTGGTGGTGGATTAGAAATAGAACGGGCATCTTCTTCTGGTGTTTCTTCTTCTGATGTTGGCACTTCATCTGGAAGTTCTGGTTATATAGTAGAGGAGACAAATGGTGGTTCAGGATCTTCTCTTGGGGTTTGGGGCTTATCCTGCAAGAGAAAGGCCCTTGAAGGTACTACTGGACAGTCTTTTCCTGGTGGAAGTTCAAGTTGCTTTCCACAAGCTGAAAGTAGTGCATGGCATAATGGACCCAATAATCACAGTGTTTCTAGCAGCCTAAGTTTATCCACTCCCTCACCGAATACTCCAAGTGTTACTCCTCCTGAACAGTTGAacccaagatttggttatggaATGAGAGGAGCACCTCCTGATGCATTTCCTTCATCAAATGTTAGTGGAAATGCAGACCCTCTAAGAAATTTTGGTAGGAGGATGAGTCCTGGACATCAACAGGAATCTGTCACTTTCAATTTGTCAACAACAGGAGGTTCCAGGCGTTGGTCCTTGCAGCATTCTCGCAGACCAGTCTCAGTTAGTGACTATCTGGAGTCAAGATCAACAGAACCTGCAAATTCAAGTGCCATCCAAGGCCAGCTTCATACTATCAACCCTTCTTCTTTATCAAGCAGTTTGCCTTGTTGGGATGATTTTTCAAGTTCAAGAGTTGGAAATTCATTGAGTTCCCTTATACCTGGAGAGCTAGGGGCTGCATCAAGAGAGGAAGCAAACTTAAGAAGCTTTCAGAGAAATAATGCAGACCATCCAATGTTTGCACCTGCAACTGAAATGAGAAGCATGGGACAAGATCCAACACGCTGGGGTTTGGCCACTGGGAACATGAGTACCTCGGGTAGTGTTTCTTCTACCAGAATTGGTTCTTCTACCAGAATTGGCCCCAGTTCTAGTGTCCATCCTTTTCCTACTCCCGGATGGATTCATCAAAACCCCACAACACATAATCAGCAAAGAATTTCTGAATTTTCTACTTGGTCTCTGTTCCCACCTATAGCCTCTGAATCTGGAGGTCGCAGTTGCCATTTCTCCCCTTTGTCTTCTGGTCCTTCCTCTGCACAGGACACACAGATTTCTTCTGGATCTAGTAGCCAGGGACATAATCCACCACCATTTCCAAGGTCAGCATTTCTCACGGAAGAACAAAGTGATGATGTTCTTGGAATGCCCCGTTCCTTGAGGGCTTTAGCTGCTGATATTGAAGGGAGACATCGGCTAATATCTGAGGTTTGTCATCATAGCTCTCCCTCCCTATGCACGTGGGTGTGTGTATGctgatttttaactttaatttacaTGTTATTGCTGTAAAGGATATGTTCTCAGGTGTGATATTTTCTCATTTAAACTTGACGTTCAGAGTTTAAGTAATAATGAATTTCAGCAACTACTTTCTGCTCAGCAAGACTTTAGGCACAAACTTCATTCTAAGCATTGCTCTGAATGTTGTCATCCTCATTTTATATACTTATACAACTGACAgcattcataatttaaaatacctCATGCTTGTTGCTTAAATAATTTGTTGACTGTGCTTGATCGGTTTTTCATGCTTTGCCTTGGTCAACAGTTGCTAACACAAACTTTCAGTCCAAATCCCAGTTTCCATGACTTGGGAGTTTTGTAGCCATCAGTATCAGACACCCTACTTTTAGCTAAATTTGTATACCTTGCTTGTATATTATTAAACATTAACATTGTTATAATGATGCTGTCTAGTTATGGTATCTGTTTGGTGTAGGAGAATgtgtttataatatttatatttaaatgattCTTGAACTAACAGATGGTGTTCTTTTGCGTGTAACAGATTCGCCAAGTATTGAATGCCATGCGCAGGGGTGAAAATCTTCGTGTTGAGGTTTGATTGATTCTTAAACTgaactatatttatttatattattctggCTATTGTTTAATGTTGTAAACTTAGTGTGTTAGCTATGGATGCCCATTGCTTTGTTTGCAAGCCGATGAATAGAGGTTCAAATACAATTACACAAACTTGAAATCATCAATGCAACAGTACTAGTTTAAGAAATTTCAAGTACACTCTGGTTGATTAAAATGTTATGATAATCATATTTATATTCTTGCTGCAAAATTTGTAGACTGAGTACTGCCTGAATTATTGATAATGTCATAACAGTTATTAATTCAACAGTACCACTTTTAGAAATTCCAAGTACACTGTTAGTTCTCAAGGATAAAAGAATTTTTGGATGTGGTCCTATTTAAAGATTTTCTATTTTAGTCAAAGGCAGAATATCACTTGTAAATTGTAACAAAGTAAAATTTGAGATGCAGAATATGTTGATCATGACTTGAGGCTCTATAATTTCACATTTGTGATTTTTcctgatttttaattgaatgtaACAGAATTGGGAGAACAGAATttcatgtaaaaacaaaagggatcaaactaaatttaattgaatatttctggggaataaaattatggtttggcttttatttttccaattctATGATGTCCATAGGTCATCAACCTAACTTCTGGCCTAGTTGATCACATCTTAAGTACGCCATCTGGCAAGTTAGATTGTTATTGAAGAAAAGTGCTTATATTCTGGAGAATGAAGCTGCGAGCATGTTCTTGCATTTCTGGGCTTATTTTTATGAATGCTTCACTAGGAGATGCACTATTCGCCAAGAGAAAAGAGCTCAGGGGCCTGCCTTTAGCATTGGTGATAATATTTGGTGTAACACTTGAAAGTTATGAAATGGTATCTcaggaattttgtttttgtatctcTCAGGACTACATGCTTTTTGACCCGTTGATCTATCACGGGATGGCTGAAATGCATGATCGGCATAGAGATATGCGCCTTGATGTTGATAATATGTCTTATGAGGTAACTTGATCAATTAATTCCCCTAGCCATTTCACTTTGAAGGTTGTTTCCTTAATGAAAAGATTGGAATATCAGGAATTGTTGGCATTGGAAGAACGCATAGGAGATGTGAGCACTGGACTAAGTGAGGAAACCATTTTGAAGTTACTGAAACAGGAAAAACATGTGCCGGTCCGCTCAGAATCTCCAGCAGATTTGGAGCCTTGCTGTATCTGTCAGGTATGAGCTACTTCCTGTTGATACATGTAGGAATTGCGGGAAGAAACAGATGCTGCTTTTATCCATTTCAGCTTGCTATTCTATTGTTTTCATAAGCTTGTTTTATTGTCTTATACTACGACAGGAGGAATATGTGGTTGGAGATGATATGGGAATAATCGACTGTGGGCATGACTTCCATACCAACTGCATCAAACAGTGGCTAATGCAGAAAAATCTATGTCCAATTTGTAAGATGACGGCCCTGCTCACATGAGAGGGAAGATAATGCCAGTTCctggaaattttattttcttaaaaacaaatcaacatcCAAATACCGGGTGGATTATATCCTATTTATACCTCTTTCGGTTTAAACCGGTTTGCTTGCTCACGAACTGCATAAATGTGATGTGCGGAACAGGCATGTGCTATAAATTGCAGCATGAGTGATAAGAGGGTCTGCCCTGTACCTTCAGAGTATCATATGAAATATATGAGAAATAATTTTCATGACATTGTCAGAGCTTTAATTATCTGGATTCAGATTGCAATTACTTGAATATCTTAGAATTATTCAGCTATGTACTTGTTGTTTTGCAAATTTCTTGAATTTGCATCGAAGATTACAAACCATATTAATTTACTGAGACTTGCGTCACTAAGAATACTATCAAGGGTAGAAGAACAAGAGAGAAATCATCCCTGTTTATACTTTGAGGATGTGCTctttcaattattaattttttttgtattttttttaatgaaaatcgtCACTTATCAGCTCGATACTTATGTTTTAATGATTCTTTTTGCCAATTACATAAAGATATTATTGGTTTGCTTACAAAAATTAGAAGGACTgcattttattaaaagaagaagaagaaaagagcgAGTGTTATTCCATCTTATTAAAGCAGCATGACATGAGCGTCCTCTAGCAACAAATGCACTGTCGTCTAAAACAACACCAATTGCGGAATTTCCTTTGATTTTGCAAACAAATAGGCTATAAATAGTGGtagtgatttttattattgagatagtatatttttttgaaatattttttttgttaaaaaatatattaaaatatgtattttttattaattttttaaaaatttttatgaaat
This genomic interval from Populus alba chromosome 1, ASM523922v2, whole genome shotgun sequence contains the following:
- the LOC118055412 gene encoding E3 ubiquitin-protein ligase MBR2; this encodes MQRQRGAFHSFSETIDFDQGSVSNSTVMSQQTPFSNMLNPVDSRLSNNAVSSGNASCSNALTHDVQSFSGWNSGESSSRLSLQNQVNDDGIKMEEWLSTSVNAYPAVGQRSEERLFETTNILFPGRVSTGISGNQVRSGPLFLQGSSSNHISPNVCPNSGHIGDTIIGRPITGAVLGLNQLNPGGGLEIERASSSGVSSSDVGTSSGSSGYIVEETNGGSGSSLGVWGLSCKRKALEGTTGQSFPGGSSSCFPQAESSAWHNGPNNHSVSSSLSLSTPSPNTPSVTPPEQLNPRFGYGMRGAPPDAFPSSNVSGNADPLRNFGRRMSPGHQQESVTFNLSTTGGSRRWSLQHSRRPVSVSDYLESRSTEPANSSAIQGQLHTINPSSLSSSLPCWDDFSSSRVGNSLSSLIPGELGAASREEANLRSFQRNNADHPMFAPATEMRSMGQDPTRWGLATGNMSTSGSVSSTRIGSSTRIGPSSSVHPFPTPGWIHQNPTTHNQQRISEFSTWSLFPPIASESGGRSCHFSPLSSGPSSAQDTQISSGSSSQGHNPPPFPRSAFLTEEQSDDVLGMPRSLRALAADIEGRHRLISEIRQVLNAMRRGENLRVEDYMLFDPLIYHGMAEMHDRHRDMRLDVDNMSYEELLALEERIGDVSTGLSEETILKLLKQEKHVPVRSESPADLEPCCICQEEYVVGDDMGIIDCGHDFHTNCIKQWLMQKNLCPICKMTALLT